The following are from one region of the Coffea eugenioides isolate CCC68of chromosome 2, Ceug_1.0, whole genome shotgun sequence genome:
- the LOC113760616 gene encoding pumilio homolog 1-like has translation MITDSYSKMMSEIGMRSSMMRGSDDYSEELEMLLREQHRRQQEASDIERELSIFRSGSAPPTVEGSLSGLFGGGASGGRGGLSEEEIRSDPAYINYYYSNVNLNPRLPPPLLSKEDWRFAQRLQGGVEGGSGGGGGGSSATIGDRRKVVGNSGGDGGSINRSLFSMQPEFVGMKEENVMDPQKEWGGDGLIGLPGPGLVRRQKSFAEIIQDDANQTLPVSGHPSRPASRAFDNILESSDPQIAHLQQELTSVDSLLSGANIQGISAVHNVGSSASQSYASALGGSLSRSTTPDPHLVAKAPSPRIPPVGGGRVNSVDKRNANILKSSDDILPNIDVSADIAAALSGMSLSANNKIDEGKHLASQIHHENLYHLQNDHNPVKHHSLLNKPETMQFHKSAVPSVESYMKGPSSLTLHGGGNSPSQYPNIDSPNASFANYALSGGAMNPGSPSMLGNQLGGGNPLPLIENIAAARAMGVDSRGVTLGPNLLAAAAELQNLGRVGNQNSASALQMPLMDPLYLQYLKSTEYAAAHAAALNDPMLDRESVGNSFMELLEMQKSYLETLLLHQKSHYSLPYLGKAGNLNHGYYGNPGFGLGMSYAGNQLGGQLLPNSPIGSGSPVRHGERNMRFPSGMRNFTGNVMGSWHLDLGSGLEESFASSLLDQFKSNKTKCFELSEIAGHVVEFSADQYGSRFIQQKLETATTEEKNMVFHEIMPQALSLMTDVFGNYVIQKFFEHGSPAQIRELADQLNGHVLALSLQMYGCRVIQKAIEVVDLDQQTKMVAELDGHVMRCVRDQNGNHVIQKCIECIPEDAIQFIVSVFYDQVVTLSTHPYGCRVIQRVLEHCCDAKTQSIVMDEILQSVCMLAQDQYGNYVVQHVLEHGKPEERTSIITKLIGQIVQMSQQKFASNVVEKCLTFGTAEERQTLVNEMLGSTDENEPLQVMMKDQFANYVVQKVLETCDDQQLELILNRIKVHLNALKKYTYGKHIVARVEKLVAAGERRIGILSSCSAA, from the exons ATGATTACCGATAGCTATTCGAAGATGATGTCGGAAATCGGAATGCGATCATCGATGATGCGAGGAAGCGACGACTACAGTGAAGAGCTGGAGATGTTGCTGAGAGAGCAGCACCGGAGGCAACAAGAGGCTAGTGATATCGAGAGGGAGCTCAGCATTTTCAGGAGCGGCTCGGCTCCTCCCACTGTTGAAGGATCGCTGAGCGGCTTGTTTGGCGGAGGCGCTTCTGGCGGTCGTGGAGGTTTGTCTGAGGAGGAGATTAGGTCTGATCCGGCGTACATTAACTATTACTACTCGAATGTCAACTTGAACCCTCGGCTTCCGCCTCCTCTTTTGTCTAAAGAGGACTGGCGGTTTGCGCAGAGGTTGCAGGGCGGTGTTGAAGGTGGAAGTGGGGGTGGAGGGGGAGGCAGTTCAGCCACCATTGGCGATAGGAGGAAAGTGGTTGGAAACAGCGGCGGTGATGGAGGAAGTATTAATAGGTCACTGTTTTCAATGCAGCCGGAGTTTGTTGGGATGAAAGAAGAGAATGTCATGGACCCTCAGAAGGAATGGGGTGGTGACGGACTTATTGGTTTGCCAGGACCGGGATTAGTAAGGCGGCAGAAGAGCTTCGCTGAAATAATCCAG GATGATGCAAATCAGACGTTACCAGTTTCTGGTCATCCATCTCGTCCGGCCAGCCGTGCATTTGATAACATTCTTGAATCTTCTGATCCTCAAATTGCTCATCTACAGCAGGAATTGACATCAGTAGATTCATTACTTTCTGGTGCAAATATTCAGGGAATTTCTGCAGTCCACAATGTTGGCTCATCAGCTTCTCAAAGTTATGCTTCCGCTCTGGGTGGTTCATTGTCGAGAAGTACCACTCCAGACCCACATCTTGTTGCAAAAGCTCCTAGTCCTCGCATTCCTCCAGTTGGTGGGGGAAGAGTGAATTCAGTggataaaagaaatgcaaacaTCTTGAAATCATCGGATGATATTTTACCAAATATAGATGTATCGGCAGACATTGCTGCTGCTTTGTCTGGTATGAGCCTTTCAGCAAATAACAAAATAGATGAAGGGAAGCATCTGGCATCCCAAATTCATCATGAGAACCTCTACCATTTGCAAAATGATCACAATCCAGTTAAACATCATTCCCTTTTAAACAAGCCTGAAACAATGCAGTTTCACAAATCTGCTGTGCCCTCTGTTGAGTCATATATGAAGGGACCTTCCTCATTGACTCTTCATGGTGGAGGAAACTCACCTTCTCAGTATCCAAATATTGATAGCCCAAATGCCTCCTTTGCAAACTATGCCTTAAGTGGTGGTGCTATGAATCCTGGATCACCGTCCATGTTGGGGAACCAGCTTGGTGGTGGCAATCCGTTGCCTTTGATTGAAAATATTGCTGCTGCAAGGGCAATGGGTGTTGACTCCAGAGGAGTTACTTTAGGGCCTAATTTATTGGCTGCTGCAGCAGAGTTGCAGAACCTTGGTAGAGTTGGTAATCAAAATTCCGCTAGTGCTTTGCAAATGCCTCTGATGGATCCATTGTATCTTCAATACTTGAAATCAACCGAGTATGCAGCTGCACATGCTGCAGCTCTTAATGATCCAATGCTTGATAGGGAGTCTGTAGGAAACTCATTCATGGAGCTGTTAGAGATGCAGAAATCTTACCTTGAGACATTGCTCTTACATCAGAAATCACATTATAGTCTTCCCTATCTTGGCAAAGCTGGTAATCTAAATCATGGATACTATGGAAACCCTGGATTTGGTCTTGGAATGTCTTATGCTGGAAACCAACTGGGGGGCCAACTTCTTCCAAATTCTCCAATTGGATCTGGCAGTCCAGTCAGGCATGGCGAACGAAACATGCGTTTTCCTTCAGGGATGCGAAACTTCACTGGAAATGTTATGGGATCATGGCATTTGGATCTTGGGAGTGGCTTGGAAGAAAGTTTTGCGTCATCATTACTGGATCAGTTCAAAAGCAATAAAACTAAGTGTTTTGAGCTTTCAGAGATTGCTGGCCATGTTGTTGAGTTCAG CGCGGATCAGTATGGAAGTAGATTTATTCAACAGAAACTTGAAACAGCAACTACAGAAGAGAAGAATATGGTCTTCCATGAGATTATGCCGCAAGCACTTTCGCTGATGACTGATGTTTTTGGGAATTATGTGATCCAGAAG TTTTTTGAACATGGAAGTCCAGCACAGATTAGAGAACTGGCTGACCAGCTTAATGGCCATGTTTTGGCACTTAGCCTTCAAATGTATGGCTGCCGAGTGATCCAGAAG GCGATAGAGGTTGTCGATCTAGATCAACAAACAAAAATGGTCGCAGAGCTCGATGGCCATGTTATGCGCTGTGTACGCGATCAGAATGGCAATCATGTAATTCAGAAATGTATTGAATGTATTCCTGAAGACGCCATTCAATTCATTGTTTCAGTTTTCTATGATCAAGTTGTGACATTATCAACTCATCCATATGGTTGTCGGGTTATACAG CGAGTACTTGAGCATTGCTGTGATGCAAAGACACAAAGCATAGTAATGGATGAAATTCTGCAATCTGTTTGCATGCTAGCACAAGATCAATACGGGAATTATGTTGTTCAG CATGTACTAGAGCATGGAAAGCCCGAAGAGCGTACTTCTATAATTACTAAATTAATTGGACAGATAGTCCAGATGAGCCAGCAAAAGTTTGCCTCAAATGTCGTGGAGAAGTGCTTAACTTTTGGAACTGCTGAGGAACGCCAGACCTTAGTGAATGAGATGCTTGGTTCAACTGATGAGAATGAGCCCCTTCAG GTAATGATGAAAGACCAGTTTGCGAACTATGTTGTACAGAAAGTGCTGGAGACTTGTGATGACCAGCAACTTGAACTGATTCTTAATCGAATAAAGGTTCATCTGAATGCGCTGAAGAAATATACCTATGGGAAGCATATAGTTGCCCGTGTGGAGAAACTTGTTGCTGCTGGAG AGAGGAGGATAGGCATCCTTTCTTCATGTTCTGCTGCTTAG